The following proteins come from a genomic window of Portunus trituberculatus isolate SZX2019 chromosome 35, ASM1759143v1, whole genome shotgun sequence:
- the LOC123513201 gene encoding protoporphyrinogen oxidase-like isoform X2, protein MTKSVAVLGGGIGGLAAAHYLGRLRCCPRVVVVEATHRLGGWVSSTMHHDQVVFEHGPRTLRVVGNAGMNTLALAEELGLADQVKGVSYSHPSAKNRMLMVDGKLHRLPNSVKTLFTKSPPFSRPLALSGVQDLMAPRVVNNDESLFSFVNRRFGHEVAKYAIDPMSRGIFAGNARELSVNCIARRLHDVEQKHGSVFLGMFKDRKNAVKPDKNLSSVELVKRAKREKWAVWSVAGGLENFVKALENNILENNAEIWKNTPVKGILRRGGKLVIQTEEKELEVDSVISCLPSNTMSSVIQSVNPKLSALLSSIPYVTVGIVNLEYPGQLIEEPGFGYLVPSSEPNRVLGVIYDTCTFPQGDRTILTVMMGGYWFKELFGDDPPLESLLEEALAEIRQSLKIKEGSAGQPAASWSLVVLVWEAVPALPWLHTPGSSCHGSINLSKVFAI, encoded by the exons atgACAAAGAGTGTTGCAGTGCTTGGGGGAGGCATTGGGGGCCTAGCTGCTGCCCACTACCTTGGCCGGCTGAGGTGTTGccccagggtggtggtggtggaggccacACAcaggctgggtggctgggtcaGCTCCACCATGCACCATGACCAGGTGGTGTTTGAACATGGGCCGCGCACTCTCAG AGTGGTTGGGAATGCTGGAATGAACACACTTGCCTTGGCAGAAGAGTTGGGTTTAGCAGATCAAGTGAAAGGTGTTTCCTACAGTCATCCATCAGCAAAAAACAGAATGTTAATG GTTGATGGGAAGCTACACAGACTTCCGAACAGTGTAAAGACACTATTCACCAAGAGTCCACCGTTCTCAAGGCCGTTGGCGCTGAGTGGGGTGCAGGACCTGATGGCACCCAGAGTGGTCAACAATGACGAAAGCCTCTTCAGCTTTGTGAATCGCCGGTTTGGCCACGAAGTTGCAAAGTATGCTATCGATCCCATGTCTAGAGGAATCTTTGCAGGAAATGCCAGAGAATTAAGCGTTAATTGTATTGCAAGAAGATTGCATGATGTAGAACAGAAACATGGATCAGTTTTTCTTGGAAtgtttaaagatagaaaaaatgcaGTAAAACCAGACAAAAATCTGAGTTCAGTTGAACTTGTGAAGAgggcaaagagagaaaagtgggcTGTTTGGTCAGTGGCTGGTGGATTGGAGAACTTTGTGAAGGCTCTTGAGAacaacatccttgaaaacaatGCTGAAATATGGAAAAACACACCCGTGAAGGGAATATTGAGAAGAGGAGGCAAGCTTGTCATccagacagaagagaaagaactagaGGTTGATAGTGTCATTTCCTGTCTTCCATCCAATACTATGAGTAGTGTGATACAGTCAGTAAATCCCAAACTGAGCGCTCTTCTGTCTTCCATACCGTATGTCACTGTTGGCATTGTGAACCTGGAGTATCCCGGTCAGCTGATTGAGGAGCCAGGCTTTGGTTACCTGGTTCCTTCCTCCGAACCCAACCGCGTCCTGGGTGTGATATACGACACCTGCACATTCCCCCAGGGAGACAGAACCATACTGACGGTGATGATGGGCGGTTACTGGTTCAAGGAATTGTTTGGGGACGACCCACCTCTGGAATCACTCCTGGAGGAGGCGCTGGCTGAAATCCGTCAATCTCTCAAGATCAAG GAAGGCAGTGCAGGCCAGCCAGCAGCCAGCTGGtccctggtggtgctggtgtgggaAGCTGTGCCTGCTCTACCATGGCTACACACTCCAGGCTCTTCCTGTCATGGATCAATTAATCTTTCAAAAGTCTTTGCAATATGA
- the LOC123513201 gene encoding protoporphyrinogen oxidase-like isoform X1, which translates to MTKSVAVLGGGIGGLAAAHYLGRLRCCPRVVVVEATHRLGGWVSSTMHHDQVVFEHGPRTLRVVGNAGMNTLALAEELGLADQVKGVSYSHPSAKNRMLMVDGKLHRLPNSVKTLFTKSPPFSRPLALSGVQDLMAPRVVNNDESLFSFVNRRFGHEVAKYAIDPMSRGIFAGNARELSVNCIARRLHDVEQKHGSVFLGMFKDRKNAVKPDKNLSSVELVKRAKREKWAVWSVAGGLENFVKALENNILENNAEIWKNTPVKGILRRGGKLVIQTEEKELEVDSVISCLPSNTMSSVIQSVNPKLSALLSSIPYVTVGIVNLEYPGQLIEEPGFGYLVPSSEPNRVLGVIYDTCTFPQGDRTILTVMMGGYWFKELFGDDPPLESLLEEALAEIRQSLKIKVKPQRYHVRILRDCIAQYVVGHSETVLSARKLISELELPLALAGSSYDGVGVNDVIMSAKNAAASV; encoded by the exons atgACAAAGAGTGTTGCAGTGCTTGGGGGAGGCATTGGGGGCCTAGCTGCTGCCCACTACCTTGGCCGGCTGAGGTGTTGccccagggtggtggtggtggaggccacACAcaggctgggtggctgggtcaGCTCCACCATGCACCATGACCAGGTGGTGTTTGAACATGGGCCGCGCACTCTCAG AGTGGTTGGGAATGCTGGAATGAACACACTTGCCTTGGCAGAAGAGTTGGGTTTAGCAGATCAAGTGAAAGGTGTTTCCTACAGTCATCCATCAGCAAAAAACAGAATGTTAATG GTTGATGGGAAGCTACACAGACTTCCGAACAGTGTAAAGACACTATTCACCAAGAGTCCACCGTTCTCAAGGCCGTTGGCGCTGAGTGGGGTGCAGGACCTGATGGCACCCAGAGTGGTCAACAATGACGAAAGCCTCTTCAGCTTTGTGAATCGCCGGTTTGGCCACGAAGTTGCAAAGTATGCTATCGATCCCATGTCTAGAGGAATCTTTGCAGGAAATGCCAGAGAATTAAGCGTTAATTGTATTGCAAGAAGATTGCATGATGTAGAACAGAAACATGGATCAGTTTTTCTTGGAAtgtttaaagatagaaaaaatgcaGTAAAACCAGACAAAAATCTGAGTTCAGTTGAACTTGTGAAGAgggcaaagagagaaaagtgggcTGTTTGGTCAGTGGCTGGTGGATTGGAGAACTTTGTGAAGGCTCTTGAGAacaacatccttgaaaacaatGCTGAAATATGGAAAAACACACCCGTGAAGGGAATATTGAGAAGAGGAGGCAAGCTTGTCATccagacagaagagaaagaactagaGGTTGATAGTGTCATTTCCTGTCTTCCATCCAATACTATGAGTAGTGTGATACAGTCAGTAAATCCCAAACTGAGCGCTCTTCTGTCTTCCATACCGTATGTCACTGTTGGCATTGTGAACCTGGAGTATCCCGGTCAGCTGATTGAGGAGCCAGGCTTTGGTTACCTGGTTCCTTCCTCCGAACCCAACCGCGTCCTGGGTGTGATATACGACACCTGCACATTCCCCCAGGGAGACAGAACCATACTGACGGTGATGATGGGCGGTTACTGGTTCAAGGAATTGTTTGGGGACGACCCACCTCTGGAATCACTCCTGGAGGAGGCGCTGGCTGAAATCCGTCAATCTCTCAAGATCAAGGTAAAGCCGCAGCGTTATCATGTCAGGATCTTGAGGGACTGTATTGCCCAGTATGTTGTTGGCCACTCAGAGACAGTCCTCAGTGCTCGTAAGTTAATCTCAGAGTTGGAGCTTCCCTTGGCCCTAGCAGGAAGCTCCTATGATGGGGTTGGAGTTAACGATGTGATTATGAGTGCCAAGAATGCTGCTGCTAGTGTGTAG